The window ATCGTCATCGACGTACCCGGGCTGCGCTGACCGGCGTCAGTCCGGAGGTGGCTGCTTCTGCCCGGCCAGCCAGCCGGCCACCTGGGTCCGTGAGGTGAACCCGAGCTTGCTCAACAGGTTCTCCACGTGCCCCTCGGCGGTGCGTTGGGCCACCACCAGGCGGGTCGCGATGTCCCGGTTGCTCAGCCCTTCGGCGATCAACGCGGCGACCTCGCGCTCCCGTCTGGTCAGCCGGAGACCGGCGGTGACGTCGTCCGTCGGCTCCGGCTCCGGTGCCCGGGCCCGCCCCTCCACGGCCAGCACGATCGCGTCGGCGGTGGAGAGTTCCGAACCGCGCCGGACGGCGGCCGAGAACGCGTCCGCCCCGAGCCTGGACCGCACCTGCTCCACCACCTCGTCGTGCCAGCTCTGCAGGACCCGGAACGGCGCCAGCGACGTGTGCATCTCCTGCCACATCCGCCGGGAGACCCCGAGCAGGGTGGCCGCCCGCTGGTCCCGATGCCGGTGGGCGGCGATCCAGGCCAGTGACTCGACACCGAGCCCGACGGCGAACTGCTCACCGTCGACCGCCTTGCCGACGGCCAGGCACTCCTTGGCCGCTGCGGTGGCGCCCGCGTGGTCGCCGTCGCGCCAGCGCAGCACACTCAGCGCCCACAGGCCGAACGACTGCCACCACACCTCACCGGTGGCCGCGCCCAGATCCCTGGCCGCGATCAGGTCCGGGTAGCCGCTGGACGGCTGATCGGCGAGACCACGGCACAGGCCGAGGACGATGAGTGTCCACAGCTCGCCGTTGCGGATGTTCAGCTCACGGAACGCGGCGAGCGCCCGCTCCAGCAGCGGCAGCGCCTGCTCGTAGTCGCCCGGCCAGAGTTTGAAGACGCCCTCGATCAGCGGCAGGTACGCCCGCTCGGGCGACGCCGGCAACGTACCGGCCAGTGCCACCGCCTCGGCCAGCAGCGGCCCGGCCCGGTCGGCGTCACCCTGGATGCCGGCGATCCACGCGGCGACCCGCAGGGCTTTCACCCGGGTCCAGTGCCGGGGCGCCGGCATCGCCAGGGCCCGGTCCAGCCAGTGCCGGCCCTCCGAGAAGTAGCCCCGGACGAACCAGTGGTTCTGCAGGTCGGCGGCGAACCGCAGCGCGGTCTCCGGCGGGCCCTGGGTGGTCGCGTGTTCCAGGGCCACCCGCAGGTTGGCGCGCTCGTGACGTAGCCGTTCCATCACGGCGGTCTGCTGCGGGCCGACCCAGATCCGGTCGGCGTGCGCGGCCAGGTCGGCGAACCATCGGCAGTGCCGGCGGGTCATCTCCTCGTGCTCTCCGGCGGTGGCCAGTTCGGCCGCGCCGTACTCGCGGGTCACCTCGAGGATCTGGTAGCGGGCGGTACCGTTCCCGGACCTGATCAGCACCGATTTCTCGACCAGCGAGCCGAGCACGTCGAGGACCGTCTCG of the Actinoplanes sichuanensis genome contains:
- a CDS encoding ATP-binding protein; the encoded protein is MGTATSARGTAGNLPAELTSFVGRRQEVTGIRRMLSTSRLVTLTGPGGVGKTRLAQRVGADLRRAFPDGIWFVGLAELHDPDLVAVTVGETLGLHEDMTGLDPAGLARFLADRQMLLILDNCEHLVAACAQLAETLLRSCADLRVLATSREALRVDGEAVLSVQPLSVPGPTDACNPGDLQKYESAGLFVDRATAVLPGFRVTEDNCATIVRLCRALEGVPLAIELAVARLRVLSLDQILDRLTDRYRLLTTGARTAPPRQQTLRALIDWSWDLCSEPERILWSRVSVFSGGFELDAVEAVCADDRLPVETVLDVLGSLVEKSVLIRSGNGTARYQILEVTREYGAAELATAGEHEEMTRRHCRWFADLAAHADRIWVGPQQTAVMERLRHERANLRVALEHATTQGPPETALRFAADLQNHWFVRGYFSEGRHWLDRALAMPAPRHWTRVKALRVAAWIAGIQGDADRAGPLLAEAVALAGTLPASPERAYLPLIEGVFKLWPGDYEQALPLLERALAAFRELNIRNGELWTLIVLGLCRGLADQPSSGYPDLIAARDLGAATGEVWWQSFGLWALSVLRWRDGDHAGATAAAKECLAVGKAVDGEQFAVGLGVESLAWIAAHRHRDQRAATLLGVSRRMWQEMHTSLAPFRVLQSWHDEVVEQVRSRLGADAFSAAVRRGSELSTADAIVLAVEGRARAPEPEPTDDVTAGLRLTRREREVAALIAEGLSNRDIATRLVVAQRTAEGHVENLLSKLGFTSRTQVAGWLAGQKQPPPD